The genomic segment atAGAATGCCCTGAGTgctttctccctcagtgccttcactgccagatgatctatctctctctctcaattcagttcatttcagttcaaggtgctttattagcatgaccaatCAATGGGTACAATCACTATTGccgaagcaaataaaaataataaaattaacatggaacaaaacataaaataaaagtaaaataaaatctacagacatattacagacatttacaacaaagacatatcatatcataaaatatttacatatactgtagacagatggagcattctctctctctgtgttattattattgagagacaggctcactgtctgttcctcaggctgggacaggagatcacacactgtattattattattgagagacaggctcactgttcctcaggctgggacaggagatcacacactgtattattattattgagagacaggctcactgtctgttcctcaggctgggacaggagatcacacactgtattattattatcgagagacatgcttactgtctgttcctcaggctgggacaggagatcacacactgtattattattgagaaagAGGCTCAATGTTCCTCaaactgggacaggagatcacacactgtattattattattgagagacaggctcactgtctgttcctcaggctgggacaggagatcacacactgtattattattattgagagacaggctcactgtctgttcctcaggctgtgacaggagatcacacactgtattattattattgagagacaggctcactgttcctcaggctgggacaggagatcacacactgtattattattattgagagacaggctcactgttcctcaggctgggacaggagatcacacactgtattattattattgagagacaggctcactgttcctcaggctgtgatgGGAAATCACACGCTGTACTGTGCCTGATGGTTTCCTGCTGTCTTACTGCCTGTGATCTGTGTGCGCGCCCTGTGTAGATCAGCCCGTCAGATGGGAAAATCCTGCACTTTGGCAGGGTCAAGAACTGTGAGGTGGAGCAGGTGAAGGGGGTCACCTACTCACTGGAGACTTTCTTGGGGCCACACACATGGGGCGACGGCCTGCCTCCGAACCGCAGTGAGTACCCCGAATCCTTCTCTTCTCTCTTGCATTGTGGGCCAGTGTACCTCCCTGTATTACTGGACCTCTGCTGTGTTGCGTGAGGAATCCCCTAAGCACTGGGGTCATGTGAAAACAGCTTCTGATCTGTGTACATGTCTGACGTGGCGTGACGTGTGTTTCTGCCTGTCCAGATGAGGAAGACTCCAGCTCCTTCCAGGATGTCCTGGTGACGAAGGAGGGTAACCAGCTGTATCACTGTGTCATTTACCTGGCGCCAGGTGACTACCACTGTTTCCACTCGCCCACTGACTGGAGGGTGGCACATCGACGGCACTTTCCAGGTGAGGAAGCTTTCCTTATGCATGTCCTACAGCACACCTGTCCGCTTGTCCACAACTTGCCTCTACCTTTCCTGCacctcccctgtccctgtcctaCAGCACATCTATCCCGCacctcccctgtccctgtcctaCAGCACACCTGTCCCTGTCCTACAGCACATCTATCCCGCacctcccctgtccctgtcctaCAGCACACCTGTCCCTGTCCTACAGCACACCTGTCCCTGTCCTACAGCACATCTATCCCGCacctcccctgtccctgtcctaCAGCACACCTGTCCCTGTCCTACAGCACATCTATCCCGCacctcccctgtccctgtcctaCAGCACACCTGTCCCTGTCCTACAGCACACCTGTCCCTGTCCTACAGCACACCTGTCCCTGTCCTACAGCACATCTATCCCGCacctcccctgtccctgtcctaCAGCACACCTGTCCCTGTCCTACAGCACACCTGTCCTACCTGAGAGGCTCACACACAGTCTGCTCTTCCTGCTGACCATATTAAGAGCGCGTTTAGCTGCTTACCTCAGCTGAGCCCTAATCCCCCTTGGCGCAACCTTGGCTCTGCGCGGGCCGGGTCTCTGCAGGGCCGTGGGGACAGACGGGGAGGGGTGCTCGGTCAGGCTGGCCAGACGCCCTGCAGACCAGCTACGGGCTCGGACTCTTGTCCCGGGGGGAAGAAATGAAACGAGCAGTAGCTGAATTTTCCTGGAAGGAAAGGACCTAAATAACAAACTCTCCCAGCAGAGATCAGACAGGAACGTTTTTCTGTcgtcccccccacccccaggcTCCCTGATGTCCGTCAACCCTGGAGTGGCTCGCTGGATCAAGGAGCTGTTCTGCCACAACGAGCGGGTGGTCCTGAGTGGGGAGTGGACCCACGGCTTCTTCTCTCTCACGGCCGTGGGCGCCACCAACGTGGGCTCCATCCGCATCTACTTCGACAAGGTGAGACCCCGCTGTACCCCGACACCCCTCCCGCTGCCGGTGTGAGCTTCACACGTCCCAGCACCTGGAGGCTCCCGCGCGGGTGAGCTCTGGGGACCCCTGTCCTGCTCTCCTCTCCCGCCCGTGATCTCGGCTCCAGAGTCGGAGCGCTTATTTAACTTCATAAGAAGATTAATCGCAACGGGTTTGACTGCTTTCGGCTCTGAAACCTGCTGGCCATGGCCTTTTCACTTTTGCGTTTTGCAAGTTCCAAACCTCTGGAATAtttgcaggttttatttttccacGCTGTAAAGCAGCTTGTTAGTCCAGTCAAGGCTTCCTTTCGGTCACTAGCCTGCAGAGGGGGCGCATCGCTGACTGAGCGCGGGCAGGGCTGGGGTGGCGGTTCTCTGGTCACCCCTCTCTGGCTCTTGACGATCACATCGGGGGAGTCGGAGATCGAGGGAGTCCCAGTTTTGTGTATTTGTGCGACGTCTCCTTGGAGGACCTCCATGCTGATACTATCAGCAGTTCTTCTGTAGCGCCCCCtgtgtttgtgaacagaataaaaACCGGAACTGGACACCGAGTTGAAAAGAGTATGTAATTAAGAGagaagagataagatcactttattggccagatacaatttctttcattaggaatttgtcttttcgcagaccccagcttgctctccaagagacacacagacagggagagaagctgggggtcagagtgcaggatcagccattgtacagcgcccctggagcaggtggggtgaagggccttgctcaggggcccaaaggagtaggattcctctgccagccgcgggattcgaaccagcaaccttccagggacgctgtataaatggatgagcaggcacagatccttagccacagagccactgcaccgcccAATTAAAAGTACTAAAAGAAATGCAGCCGGAGCGCAGGGTTAACAGCgtcctgctctgtcctctctctcctggGCTTGGCAGTGTGGGTGATGGGAGGGGAGGACACAGAGGAGCTTGCCAGCTCCCCCTGCAGGTCTGCAGTGGTTAAGGCACCACCTACCTCCTGCAGGCGCTTTAAAGATTTCTGCCTCTGCTCCCCTGTTTTGGGCAGTTCTGGGTGTGCAGTGGAGGCTGAGAAGAGGTTGTAAGTGTGGGGCTGTGCAGACGCAGCCCTGTCTCCTGGCTGGCAGTCCTGTGGGAGGGGACGGCACACGGAGTCACTGCCGTTCCTGCTGAATACGAGCATTTTCCTCTGCGTGTTCCTCTCCACCTCCTCCCCgttcactccctctctctcctgttcccCTGTGCAGGACTTGCACACCAACAGCCCGCGCTACAGCAAGGGCTCCTTCAACGACTTCAGCTACGTGTCCAACAACAACAGGGAGGGGGTCTACATGCGCAAGGGGGAGCACCTGGGCGAGTTCAACCTGGGCTCCACCATCGTCCTGCTGTTCGAGGCCCCCAAGGACTTCACCTTCAGCCTGAAGGCGGGGCAGAAGATTCGCTTCGGCGAGGCCCTGGGCACCATGTGAGCGAGAGAGACTCCGGCGCAGGGCCACGCCTGGACCCGGGACCGTGGCGCGCGGTCCCGGACACGCTGCGCGCTCCAGTCCAGACAGACCCGCGCGCACGCGCACACGGCCggcccccctccctctctctcctccctcgaACGCGCGCTCGTATAAAAACGAGGGCGTCCGCGAGCCGCCGGAGGTTTGGACTGGCGAAGCCGTGCGCCGAGCGTCGGCCCTCGCCGGTACAGCAGAGGCGGCTACAGACGCAGAAACAGGAGAGCAGGGTCAGACGCACACGGCGGGGCCCAGCGTCCTGTGTTTACTTCCGCCAAGCTCCCGCCTGCCTCTCGAGTTCCATTGAACTGATGGAAGGGCGGCTGTACGAACGCTGTCCGCAGACACCCGTCCTACAGCGCTCTTCTGAGCTGTGGGAGTGACCTCTGCTCTGCAGGAGTGACCACCCCTCTGGCCTGGGGGAGTAACCGACCGCTCCTGCACTGTGGAAGTGACCTCTGGGCTGCAGGAGTGACCACCCCTCTGGCCTGGGGGAGTAACCGACCGCTCCTGCACTGTGGGAGTGACCTCTGGGCTGCAGGAGTGACCACCCCTCTGGCCTGGGGGAGTAACCGACCGCTCCTGCACTGTGGGAGTGACCTCTGGGCTGCAGGAGTGACCACCCCTCTGGCCTGGGGGAGTAACCGACCGCTCCTGCACTGTGGGAGTGACCTCTGGGCTGGGGGAGTAACCGACCGCTCCTGCACTGTGGAAGTGACCGCTCCGCCCCACTGCATGAGTGACCACCGGCTGGTGCTTCCTCGTTCTGCGGCCGTTCCTCCCCCTGACCGTCCGCGCTCGTCCGCTGTCCTGCGGCCCGTCCCTGTCGCCAGGGCCAGCCCCCCTGGTGAGAGGGAGAAGAGGTGCTCGGCTGTGAGCAAACTGTACGTGCTGCACCTCACGCGTGCGAACAGATGACTGTTCTCCTGTTCGTGAGCGCGTGCCCTGGCAGCAGTTCAACACGTGGAGGAACTGGGGGATGTTTCAGCGCTTGCCCTGTAAGTGCAAGATACTGTCGCTGGGGTTCTCAAGAAGATCAGTGTTGTTTAAACCGAGCAAGAGTCACAGTTGAAAGCcaagaaatgtttaaaagcaGGAAAGGCTGATGTGTTGTGGGTGTAAATGAATGGGTGATGTAGCAGTGGAGGGTGGAGGCTGGAGACTCTAGGTGCTGGTGCTTTTTAGGATTCCCCAGTAGTGCCAAAATTAAAATTGCTGTTGTTTGCCACCAGTTCCTTGTACCTTTGTGTTGGAAGGACGATACTCCACTGTGAAGATGCGTCAAGTACGATCGCTGCCGATGCAGGGTCTGGGTTGGGTTTCAGAGGAGTCTCGCCTGCAGGGAGTCCTGAGCCGTTACTCCACCCTGGCAGCGCGCTGGGGAAACCAGGGAACTCTGACCCCAACCTGAACCCGAGTCTGAGCCGCCTCTGGCAGGTCATGGGCTGGGGGGGTCGCTGATTTCACTGAGGGGCCTGTGACGCTGAGAATTCTCTAGGCTGAGTAGCTCCGGTCCGTTaaggataaaaaaacacatcccGACTTTAGATTTAGTTGCACAGTATTTTTATATGTACTATGTAAAATACTTGAAACATGGTCTCATTCAACACTGTGTACATGTCAAAGgttttcaaaaattaaaacattaaattttgCCTATTCGTAATAAACAGAAGGGTTGGTGAGTTTTTTTGGCCGAAGCCTTTCAAGGGGTCCAGGTGTGGGCCGGGGCGGAGTACAGCGCAGCAGGCTCACTGCAGCAGCTCCAGGATTGGCCACTCTTCCTTCTGGAAACACACCCCCTGGCCCTCTTGTCCATTTTGTCCACAGTCCACAGCTGCCACCCTTCACACTCTTTCTGCAGCATCAAGCTGCCCTCATCACCTGCAAACAGGTTTCCCACAGCGCGTGCATCCACATCCACAACCTCATAGCCATCGGCTCGGCCATACTCCCACTCTCACCCACCCCCACACTCTTCTTCCGGTCCCCCAGAAGGCACCACACTCGTCCAGCCATCTCCCTCCTTACAGCGGGGGTCAGGAGGACAGGTTTCAGGGAACAGGTCAGAGCAGAGGGGCTCCAAGAGGCTGCCGGTACCCCCCAGTTCTCCTGTCCCGACCACGCCCTCACTGTGACCTTTCACGGGCTTCATAATCATCGCCAGACTGGCTCCACACCCCGTCCTCCCCATTAGTAAAACAGAAAGTTTTCAGGATTAAGATGTGTGTTGTGCTGTGAAATGGAGTAGTAGCAGCAATGGGTACACACAACCTGTAATTGGTGTTTTTAACACGGAACTGACAGCAGTTGATCATTGTTCTCTTGAATGCAGTTCACTTTTTCTGCTGAGACTTGCGTGATTACGCTACTGTTTCACAGCCCAACCATAACAGAATACAGCCCCACCCAGCTCACGACAGAGCTgtcgagcagcagcagcagatagAGCAGTTCGTTCAGCGTGCAGCTGGCTGATGTTGCAGACAGGACTAGGAGAACTGTGGAAACTTAGGAAGGAAAGCTCAGCGGTCTGAGAGAGGAAGGTGTTTGCGTGACCTGCAGGGGTCTGTCTCCATGTATCATCTCCTGTGGCCTGTGAGGATAGCTCCTACTGAAACTCAGGGTCAAGGTGTTgggagttattttttatttttttgtccacAAGAAACTGCTCTGCACCTGTTCAAGGTAAAAACTGTTGGCAGGTCCATCcagctctctctcactctctcaccccTGTGCGAGAAACAGAGCTGCTTGTGTTTGAGGACAACGGCTGAGCCCGTGTCTGTGCCATTGTCTCCTCACGATTCCTTCCCTTTTCACTGACCAGGGCTTGCAGAACTGTAACAGTTCACAATTACAGAGAGCTACAGTcccaacagcaaaaacacatttattatatttactttgCAAAAATAAGTTAGACACAGCCATTCCGTCTATACAGCATCATGAGTTCCTGCTGTGCCACTGGGCTGGGAAACTGGGACGCAGCTCTGGGCAACGCGCCTACACTGCAGGGGCACCTCTGCCAAGACCTCCCGGAAAACAACCCGGGGCAGAGGATGGGCGACCCTCGGCACATCGAAATGAGCATAGAGGCGCTGGAGCCGCAGGGGCCCTGTGGGAAACGGCTCGGGTCAGGCAGGCCGGCGGCACAGAGCTGCTCCGGCGGGATCAGTGGCGGCTCTGAGCGGCGTCAGTCTGGCAGCAGGCCGGCAATCTCGCGGATTCGCGCCGCGTGCTGCACCATCGCCGGCTGCCCCTCCTTCAGCTGCGCGGACAGCGCTCTCATCTTCCGCTCCAGCTACAGCGAGAGAGCGACACAGGGAGGGAGAATGAGCTTGTGCTTCCAGCTGTCCAGATGTCTGAAGCGGCGGCAGACGGCTGCGCTGCGCTCACGGCCTCACCTCCGCCAGTTCCTGCCGCGCCTCCCCGGCGCAGTCCGGCGTCTCCCCGTCTCTCTCGCTGTCCTCCAGCCAGGCTCCGAGCGCTGCAGCCTGCCTGCGCCACGCCCTGCCCGCGCGAGAAAACTGGAGTCGTGGGAAGAGTAACGACTGAAAAACAAGCCCCCTTCCCCCCGAAGAAGATCCGCTCCTAGCCagctttctccctgttttcGACTGTCTGCAAACGGTACCCTGGGGAAACTGATCAACATACCCTTTGCTATTCAAACTGGACGCCATTACCTTGCACACACATCAACTGTTCCACGAATGGTGTTTTTTTACGCTTCTTAAGACAGACGCACCGATCTGAGAACATGCACTCGAAATATTTGCCCTTAGTGCCGTCTGGTTCGGTTCACAGAAACAGATGCCGGTTGTTCCCACTGGAAAAAGTCTAGTGCTGCCAGACCTGGGCATTCTGTCACTGTGCTGGCTCAGGGCCTTTCCTATGGGACTGGGCGTCTTGTTCACCCTTTATTATCGAGGCTGAAGAGGCACAGCAGACTCCCCTTGCGCTAAGAGAGTTATTGGGCAGTCGGTGTCACAGTACAGAGTTTCACACCCTGGCCTGCGTGCTGGAGACAGGAGATCTCCTTCACTTACAGTCCAGGGGCAGGAAAGAGCCGAAGGGGAGGACAGAGGAGTCAGGGGTGAAGAAAACACCACAGCAGGCTCTTACTTGAGCTTTAGCTTGTTGTCGTGGAAACGCTGCATTTCCTGACGGATCTGCAAGAGTTCGGCCGTCAGTAAGGCACGGAGTGGCTCCTTCGGGGATCCCCGATCCTGTctcctctggtctcctcccCACTCCTCTTCGTCATCGTCGTCAGAGGCTGCTGCTGAGAGAGACGGCACACTGTCTGGATACAGGCCCAACACAGACCCACTCTGACCCAGTGTGCAGACCTGACACAGACCCACTCTGACCCGACACAGACCCACTCTGAGCCAGTGCGCAGGCCCGACACAGACCCGACAGACCCGACACAGACCCACTCTGACCCGACACAGACCCACTCTGACCCGGCGTGCAGGCCCGACACAGACCCACTCTGACCCGACACAGACCCACTCTGACCCGGCGTGCAGGCCCGACACAGACCCACTCTGACCCGACGGGCAGGTGTGGAGCTACCTGTCTTTCTTGGGGTCCGAGTGCCAGCGAAGGCAGCAGGGGAGAACAGCAGGAGGTCCTGGGGGTCCCTGTGGGGACGGTGTGGGGCCCCGGTCTGCAGGGCAGCGGGGGGCGTATGGTACCAGGCCGCTGGCTCCTCACGGCTCCTCGGCAGCTGGACAACATGAagcagagagagggactggTGAGGGAGGCGGGACAGCAGCTCCACCACTTCCTGTCTAGCTGGGCCCAGCCTGGACCCTGCCTGGGACCAGTCCAGCCCGGTCCAGTCCATAGTCTGGAATCTACAGCAAGACACGCTGTGAAACGTTGAGGAGgttttttcatattaaaaagtGAAACTAAGAATGGTTACAGGCAAGAAGAGGCCATCCAGCCCATGTAACTCTTGTGCTAGTGAGTTTCCGATTGATCCAAGGAACTTGTCCAGCCTTTATCAGAAAGAAGCTTCAAGCACATGGAAGCtatcttgttccagactcctaccaccctctgtgtaaagaacagAAGCCGTACTGTAGGAGTGACACACTGCCATACAACATGACACAGAAACACTCAGATTCTGTCTGTAAATGGCACAGACTGGCCTTGAGTGCTCTGCAGGGCCTGAAGCATACGCTCGGGCCAGCAGCTCATGGTTATGCACGGTGCTGTGAGAAAACGGCAGACCTAGAGTACAGCTCAGCTGCCCAGGGACAGTACTGGCGGCACCAGAGCTACAGTGCCACCTCAGCACGGAGGACGTTCAGGAGTCTTACCTTTGCTGTCTGGGTGTGACTCTTCACGCCCTGAGGCCCCATGAAagaggaggggggcagcagtGGCTCCTGGGGGCACAGCGCCACCTCTGGGGGGGGTGCTGTCCACACCCCCAGCCCTGCAGGAGGACCTGGCTGTGGGGCAGATTGAGGGGGGATCCTGGTTTCCTGCTGCGCCCCCTGGTGGGCAGAGGGCTTGGACCGTGGTGGAGAGGGCAGAGGCTGTAGGGCGCAGGAACTGGAGCACAGGAGAGACTGAAATAAACTCAGGGTTCACCACTGGGGTAACAACTGGAACTGGAGCACAGAGGAGACTGAAATAAACTCAGGGTTCACCACTGGGGTAACAACTGGAACTGGAGCACAGAGGAGACTGAAATAAACTCAGGGTTCACCACTGGGGTAACAACTGGAACTGGAGCACAGAGGAGACTGAAATAAACTCAGGGTTCATTACTGGGGTAACAACTGAACTGTACGCGGGGCCCCCTCACAGTCTCCAGGGGCCCGTGTACCCCCTCGCACAAACTAGCGAAACTGTCATACTTTCAGTAACAGGGTTATGGAGAAGCAGCTGTCAGGCCGGCGCAATGCGTCTCTGTGCTCATCTTCACAGTGAGCGCGTGCTGTCTCTCCGAGCCGGGGTCACCTTACCTGCCCCTTGCAGGGAGACGGGGCCCTTCCCTGCCCGGCGCAGGGAGCAGGTAGTCTGGTCTGCGGGGCTGCAGTCGGGGCGCACGGACCGACGGCCTGCAGTCACAACACATGTCGTAGTTATTGCATCAGGAGTGGCACCCCGATGTACCCCAGCTCACCCCGGAGTCTCACTCACAGCAGGCTGGGTGTGCTCCCCGCTGTCGCGGGCATGGCGCCGTCCTGCAGCGCCGGGGTCCCGCAGCTCGCCCTGTTCCTGTCGGACAGCAGCCCCACGCCCACCTTCTCCCCGCCGGGGAGGTGAAAGGTCACGGCCTTCCTGCGTGGCTCAGGGTTCGAGGGTGGCGGCCTCTGCCCGCGTCCCCGGCTCAGCGCCCGGCGCTTCCACAGCATGGCACAGCGGCGGACCAGACGCTGCAGCCTGAGGGCCGACTGGGGGGACAGAGACACTGCGGTCACCTCCCCCACCTCCGGATCGTCTCCACCCCGGGCCTGGCCTGCCCTGAACACGTCTGACGCTGGTCCAGATGAATATACACAGAGCCTACAGAgagtctacacacccttttcAAAGTAACATATGTTGCAGCCTAAGAGCCTGAAATCAAGAAGCAATAAATCGGAATCTGCTTtacctttatttacacattgtaacacaccaactcacagctggcagcccactgaagctcctggaagaggtgttagtggggccagcagggggcactcaccctgcagtctgtgtgggtcctaatgcccccgtatagtgacggggacactgtactgtaaaactgcgctgtccttcggatgagacgtaaaactgaggtcctgactctctgtggtcactaaaaatcccagggtgtttcttgaaaagagtaggggtgttaccccagtgtcctggctaaatttccccctggcctttaccaatcatggcctcctaataatccccatctctgaactggcttcatccctctgctctcctccccactgagagctggtgtgtggggagcggggctgcacactggtgctggtagtgggatccccatctGTAAAGAGCTGtcagtggagagtccagaaaagagctatagaagtgtgaggaattattactattactactCCTTCTCAGGGCTGTGGACACGTATCCAACCCACTTCCCTGGGTTTTTGCTTGCGATCCGTTTCCAGGGCGCCTGAGCCTCTGTTCTTCACCTGGGGTTGTGTGAGGGGAGGGCCTGTTCTGTCTGGTCAAACTCTGCTCATACCTGGGTCTGGTTCTGCTCGGCCAGCGCAGTCCGGAAGCGGGCCATGTCGGCGGTGTGGCGCAGGATGCGGACCACGCCCTCGCGCAGCAGCTCCTGCCGGTAGACCTCGACGGCACGGCCCAGCCGAGCGCTCTTCCTGCGCCGCTCCAGCACGAAGCCCCGCCAGGCGTCGAACACCTGCAACGGCCGCCGCACCGCCGCCGTGAGTCACGCGGAGAGAAGGCCGCGGATTCTCGGCGGTGTCGCAGGAGGGACAGGCGCGCTCACCTTGCCCTGCAGGGCGAAGGACCAGTGCCAGAGGGCCTCCACGGTCTGCTCCTCCTCCCCGCGCCGCGCCAGCAGCTGCGGAGTGCCAGAGAAACAGGTGAGCGGCTGTGCGGCGCTGGTGCCCACGCCCACCCGCCGGTCCCTCTGCACCCCTCGGAGCGCGACAGGCTCCGCACGGCACAGCACCCGGGACCCCTCACCTGCACAGTCCTCGCCCGCACCTCGGATATTCAACCGGTCAACACCGAGGACCTACAGCATGTCAGTAACGCACCGTACGACTCGGTCCTGAAGCGACTGGGTTACAGGTGCAGTTTAAGGGTGTCACGGACATTATGTGAATATTTACAGAtgtacagttgcaagaaaaagcTTGTGAACCGTTTGGAATTGGAGGTGCCCTGCCCTGTAAAAAAGGCTTGGTTACTGACAGAGTCTGCTCTTCTCAAGAAAGAGCTGTTCATGTGAACCATGCCTTGATCAAAGAAATATCAGAGGACCTTAGAAGAATTGTAGAGATGCATAAAGCTGGAAAAGGCTACAAAAGCATTTTTAGAGGCCTGGGTGTTCATCAATCCACAGTAATGGAGGAAATTCAGGACTGTTGCTGCTCTCCCTAGGAGTGGGCGTCCTGCAGAGATCTCGGCATGAGCGCAGCGTGCAACGCTGAAGGAGGTGAAGAAGAACCCTGGGGTAACAGCAGAGGGCCTGCAGGAATCTCCTGAACTTGCCCAAGTCTCCCTTCGTGTGTCCACTGtcagaaaaacactgaacaagaatggTGTTAATGGAAGGACGCCACGggggaaaccactgctctccaaaaCAAACACCGCTGCCCAACTCAAGCTTGCAAAGGACCACCTGGACTTTCCAcagcactaataataataataataataataataaaaataataataataattgcttaaacttctatagcgcttttctggacactccaatccaaagcactttacaggtaatggggatcccctcctggatcctgcagccccacctgggtgatgcgacggcagccatagtgcgccagaacgctccccacacaccagctctcagtggggaggagagcagagtgatgaagccagttcagagatggggattattaggaggccatgattggtaagggccaatgggaaatttggccaggacaccggggttacacccctactctttttgagaaacaccctgggatttttaatgatcacagagagtcaggaacccggttttacgtctcatccgaaggacggcgcctgtttacagtgtagtgtccccgtcactatactggggcactaggacccacacagaccgcagggtgagcgccccctgctggccccactaacacctcttccagcagcagcctttgtttttcccaggaggtctcccatccaggtactgaccaagctcacacctgctgagcttcagtgggctgccagttctgagttgtagggtgatatggctgctggctattagAACACTACTAGAACAATGTTCTGTcgacagatgagacaaaagcAGAAACGCACAACCCTgcttggaggaaaaaaaagcactgcagaccaacaccaaaacctcatccccactgtgaagcatggtggagggagcatcacggtttggggctgctttgctgcctcagggcctggCCAGCTTGCTATCATAGAGGGAACAATGAATTCAAAATTGCATCAAGACGTTTTACAGGAGAATGTCGGGGTAGCGGTCCGTCACCTGAAGCTTAATAGAAGTTGGGTGATGCAACAACAGGATGGCTTCAACAGATGGAAATCCGTGCTCTGGAATGGCCGAGTCAGAGTCCAGGCCTCAACACAATTGAGACGCTGTGGCATGACCTGAGGAGAGCGGTTCACGCAAGGAATCCCAGAAATATCAATGAACTGAGACAGGTTTGTAAGGAGGAATGGTCTACAATTCCTCCTCACCGTTGCGCAAGTCTCACCAGCAGCTGCAGGAAACGTTTGGTGGaggttattgctgctaaaggaggtTCACCAGTTACTAAATCCAAGGGTTCACAAGGCTTCCAGCctggactgtgaatgtttaaatgatGCGTTCAGCACTGACAAGAAGGacaattgtttgtgtttttcgtttaagcagattgtgtttggttattattgtgacttagttgaagatcagaccacatttttaggagtaattcatgcagaaatccaagTAATTCCAAacggttca from the Lepisosteus oculatus isolate fLepOcu1 chromosome 22, fLepOcu1.hap2, whole genome shotgun sequence genome contains:
- the pisd gene encoding phosphatidylserine decarboxylase proenzyme, mitochondrial isoform X3, translated to MCQGYLRKAPWSTGKWLQFPQLALRRRLGQLSCMSRSTLKLRSWPLSFLYYFLPFGALKPLAKVGWRPTSRVALYKSIPTRLLSRAWGRLNQVELPTWLRKPVYSLYIWTFGVDMKEAAVEDLHHYRNLSEFFRRKLKPQARPVCDSHCVISPSDGKILHFGRVKNCEVEQVKGVTYSLETFLGPHTWGDGLPPNRNEEDSSSFQDVLVTKEGNQLYHCVIYLAPGDYHCFHSPTDWRVAHRRHFPGSLMSVNPGVARWIKELFCHNERVVLSGEWTHGFFSLTAVGATNVGSIRIYFDKDLHTNSPRYSKGSFNDFSYVSNNNREGVYMRKGEHLGEFNLGSTIVLLFEAPKDFTFSLKAGQKIRFGEALGTM
- the pisd gene encoding phosphatidylserine decarboxylase proenzyme, mitochondrial isoform X1, with the protein product MVRCCRSLHSPPSCYNLRRVKVHARRLRPGGGSSQAGERGAPGGGGGEGGGGGGRSEANAVPSHRTRFRLQFPQLALRRRLGQLSCMSRSTLKLRSWPLSFLYYFLPFGALKPLAKVGWRPTSRVALYKSIPTRLLSRAWGRLNQVELPTWLRKPVYSLYIWTFGVDMKEAAVEDLHHYRNLSEFFRRKLKPQARPVCDSHCVISPSDGKILHFGRVKNCEVEQVKGVTYSLETFLGPHTWGDGLPPNRNEEDSSSFQDVLVTKEGNQLYHCVIYLAPGDYHCFHSPTDWRVAHRRHFPGSLMSVNPGVARWIKELFCHNERVVLSGEWTHGFFSLTAVGATNVGSIRIYFDKDLHTNSPRYSKGSFNDFSYVSNNNREGVYMRKGEHLGEFNLGSTIVLLFEAPKDFTFSLKAGQKIRFGEALGTM
- the pisd gene encoding phosphatidylserine decarboxylase proenzyme, mitochondrial isoform X2 codes for the protein MAASLLKVSAGTLGRRSSVIGWGQRGPARGLSGGGRRLHAASLSLGARVRPLYVLLASGGGYAGYTQYGRYRDRRLEQLGIEVSPRLANELQVALYKSIPTRLLSRAWGRLNQVELPTWLRKPVYSLYIWTFGVDMKEAAVEDLHHYRNLSEFFRRKLKPQARPVCDSHCVISPSDGKILHFGRVKNCEVEQVKGVTYSLETFLGPHTWGDGLPPNRNEEDSSSFQDVLVTKEGNQLYHCVIYLAPGDYHCFHSPTDWRVAHRRHFPGSLMSVNPGVARWIKELFCHNERVVLSGEWTHGFFSLTAVGATNVGSIRIYFDKDLHTNSPRYSKGSFNDFSYVSNNNREGVYMRKGEHLGEFNLGSTIVLLFEAPKDFTFSLKAGQKIRFGEALGTM
- the pisd gene encoding phosphatidylserine decarboxylase proenzyme, mitochondrial isoform X4; translated protein: MSRSTLKLRSWPLSFLYYFLPFGALKPLAKVGWRPTSRVALYKSIPTRLLSRAWGRLNQVELPTWLRKPVYSLYIWTFGVDMKEAAVEDLHHYRNLSEFFRRKLKPQARPVCDSHCVISPSDGKILHFGRVKNCEVEQVKGVTYSLETFLGPHTWGDGLPPNRNEEDSSSFQDVLVTKEGNQLYHCVIYLAPGDYHCFHSPTDWRVAHRRHFPGSLMSVNPGVARWIKELFCHNERVVLSGEWTHGFFSLTAVGATNVGSIRIYFDKDLHTNSPRYSKGSFNDFSYVSNNNREGVYMRKGEHLGEFNLGSTIVLLFEAPKDFTFSLKAGQKIRFGEALGTM